One window from the genome of Myxococcales bacterium encodes:
- a CDS encoding carboxypeptidase regulatory-like domain-containing protein has protein sequence MMRAVLRACACLLLFATASPATAQMAGAVGIPLPDSTLPASSVTVRVVNGPAMGAVAGVSVRLQNDGQLRETKTDSEGRAVFTGLRAGTSALAIITGAAGGDVASQPFAIAAQGGTRILLSPVPMGGASAAAPAPGSSMDAPVQPTSGAMPYPREMSGQARTMEGEPGGSLTVRLLHDSLTDPVAGGTVSLVGYHADGSVTFKRQIADAQGQARFDGLSRDGRVAYYAMVALPRDSVGDIIVDRVAGGPVLLAPEFGARMILSGAFRKSTEPPIDDTLWLAAKPAVAPTPGQVAVTVRGEAVREVALIDAATAQVVATQATQASGTELMTAQFAGVADGVVYYAQTTTNDGTPYRSAPFLAVAGRGVGIEVLATPPLRFRFHIVAAGIEDKQVGLQGEFTFYNLSWAPLAMGVDGFVLQTPVGSRGNLLMEGEEMSGIATPVGNGFALRRPLPPMLTSFQGGFSLPHEHGVMAFAWPLPHGAVDSSFLMVQLGDATLEVPAGTRVDQRTAQDGTKLSVVSDIQIMPGQSMVLKMRGLPIAPVWRTWLPTMAGLMVLLIFIGTAFLGYRGVKAGPTIAPPQARDAEIDALYARLAALPEDDASAEQREQLVAELADLLAHRDA, from the coding sequence ATGATGCGCGCGGTGCTGCGCGCATGCGCGTGTTTGCTGCTCTTTGCCACCGCCTCGCCAGCAACGGCGCAAATGGCAGGCGCCGTTGGCATCCCGTTGCCAGACAGCACGCTGCCGGCGTCGTCGGTTACCGTGCGCGTGGTCAACGGCCCGGCCATGGGCGCGGTCGCTGGCGTTTCGGTGCGGCTGCAAAATGATGGCCAACTGCGAGAAACCAAAACCGACTCGGAAGGGCGCGCCGTCTTTACCGGCCTGCGCGCCGGCACCAGCGCGCTAGCGATCATCACGGGCGCAGCCGGCGGCGACGTTGCGTCGCAGCCCTTTGCCATCGCCGCGCAAGGCGGCACGCGCATCTTGCTATCACCAGTGCCGATGGGCGGCGCGTCGGCGGCTGCACCAGCGCCCGGGTCTTCCATGGACGCGCCCGTGCAACCGACTAGCGGCGCCATGCCCTACCCGCGCGAGATGAGCGGGCAGGCGCGGACGATGGAAGGCGAACCTGGCGGTTCGCTCACCGTACGACTCCTGCACGACAGCCTGACCGATCCTGTCGCGGGCGGCACGGTCTCCTTGGTCGGATATCACGCGGACGGCTCAGTTACGTTTAAACGGCAAATCGCAGATGCACAGGGACAAGCTCGCTTTGATGGGCTTAGCCGTGACGGTCGCGTCGCCTACTACGCGATGGTGGCGCTCCCGCGCGACAGCGTTGGCGACATCATCGTCGATCGCGTTGCGGGTGGCCCCGTGCTGCTCGCACCCGAGTTTGGCGCGCGCATGATCTTGTCTGGCGCATTTCGAAAAAGCACCGAACCGCCGATCGACGACACGTTGTGGCTGGCTGCCAAGCCGGCCGTTGCGCCAACACCAGGGCAAGTTGCGGTGACCGTGCGCGGGGAGGCGGTGCGCGAGGTAGCGTTGATCGACGCGGCGACCGCGCAAGTCGTCGCAACCCAGGCGACGCAGGCGTCGGGCACCGAACTCATGACGGCCCAATTCGCCGGCGTTGCAGATGGCGTCGTCTATTACGCCCAGACCACCACCAACGACGGCACCCCCTATCGCTCGGCGCCGTTTTTGGCCGTTGCGGGCCGCGGGGTCGGCATCGAAGTCCTCGCGACGCCGCCGCTGCGCTTTCGCTTTCACATTGTCGCCGCTGGCATTGAGGACAAGCAGGTCGGCCTGCAGGGTGAATTTACGTTTTACAACTTGTCCTGGGCGCCGCTGGCAATGGGCGTTGATGGCTTTGTCTTGCAGACACCGGTCGGCTCGCGTGGCAATTTGCTGATGGAGGGCGAAGAGATGTCCGGCATCGCCACGCCGGTGGGCAACGGCTTTGCGTTGCGGCGCCCGCTGCCGCCGATGCTGACCTCGTTTCAAGGCGGCTTTTCGCTGCCGCACGAGCACGGCGTCATGGCGTTTGCCTGGCCGCTGCCGCACGGCGCGGTCGATAGCTCGTTTTTGATGGTGCAGCTCGGTGACGCGACGCTCGAGGTGCCCGCGGGCACGCGCGTCGATCAGCGCACCGCGCAGGACGGCACGAAGCTCAGCGTGGTCAGCGATATTCAAATCATGCCTGGGCAAAGCATGGTGCTCAAGATGCGCGGCTTGCCGATCGCGCCGGTGTGGCGAACGTGGTTGCCGACGATGGCGGGGCTGATGGTGCTGCTTATTTTCATCGGTACGGCATTTTTGGGCTATCGCGGCGTCAAGGCAGGGCCAACGATAGCGCCGCCTCAGGCGCGGGACGCGGAAATCGACGCGCTGTACGCGAGGCTCGCTGCCCTGCCAGAAGACGACGCATCCGCTGAGCAGCGCGAGCAGCTGGTCGCCGAGCTCGCGGATCTGCTTGCCCACCGTGATGCATGA
- a CDS encoding ABC transporter ATP-binding protein, translated as MSAVAITRVELSGVCKRYGNVRALMPLTAQFDAGDVVGVVGENGAGKSTLLGLLAGLVRSDAGEIACWAGTARLSSRETRGAVGLVAHASLLYAELSAMENVRFFLRLYGQQASDAACAALLTRVGLHAEAWHRPVATYSRGMTQRASLARALAHAPSLVVLDEPFAGLDKAGTSRLIDVVGELRAQGAIVVVVSHDTAPLAAVATRLIALHRGRLVASRPTPCTQAQIDELYLTRAPQELAS; from the coding sequence ATGAGCGCCGTCGCCATCACCCGCGTAGAACTGTCAGGCGTGTGCAAGCGCTATGGCAACGTGCGCGCGCTGATGCCACTGACGGCGCAGTTTGACGCTGGCGACGTGGTTGGCGTGGTCGGCGAAAACGGCGCCGGCAAGTCGACGTTGCTCGGCCTGCTCGCGGGCCTCGTGCGCAGCGACGCCGGCGAGATAGCCTGCTGGGCGGGCACCGCGCGTCTCTCATCGCGCGAGACGCGAGGCGCGGTTGGGCTGGTGGCCCACGCGTCGCTGCTATATGCCGAGCTATCGGCGATGGAAAACGTACGTTTCTTTCTGCGCCTTTACGGCCAGCAAGCCTCCGACGCCGCCTGCGCAGCGCTGCTAACGCGCGTGGGGCTACACGCCGAGGCGTGGCATCGGCCGGTGGCGACCTATTCGCGCGGCATGACCCAGCGCGCCTCGCTCGCCCGTGCCTTGGCCCACGCGCCCTCGCTCGTCGTGCTCGACGAGCCATTTGCTGGCCTCGATAAGGCGGGGACGTCGCGCCTTATCGACGTCGTCGGCGAGCTGCGCGCGCAGGGCGCCATCGTCGTCGTGGTCAGCCACGACACCGCGCCGCTGGCCGCCGTCGCGACGCGGCTGATCGCGCTGCATCGCGGCCGCCTGGTCGCGTCGCGGCCGACGCCGTGCACGCAGGCACAAATCGACGAGCTGTATCTCACGCGCGCGCCACAGGAGCTGGCCTCGTGA
- a CDS encoding heme exporter protein CcmB, with amino-acid sequence MTAARVVLLVLRKDLAVEWRSKELLATVVFLAITLMVVFSFSFPQNPRVLTHAVAGMVWAAVTFAATIALSRAFDRERQNDTLRALLLAPVSRTAIFVGKLLAMWLFLLGMAVVVCAAGALFMQLPWSWPLLLALTLGTLGLATVGVVVAGMLLRSAARDVLLPVVLYPLAIPLLLAASKVTSLSVLDAENLTAIRYWCGFLAAYDALFLVAALWMFEELVIE; translated from the coding sequence GTGACCGCCGCCCGCGTCGTGCTGCTCGTGCTGCGCAAAGATCTCGCCGTGGAATGGCGCAGCAAGGAATTGCTCGCCACCGTGGTGTTTCTCGCGATCACGCTGATGGTCGTTTTTTCGTTCTCCTTTCCGCAAAACCCGCGCGTGCTGACGCATGCGGTGGCGGGCATGGTGTGGGCCGCGGTGACGTTTGCGGCGACCATCGCGCTGTCGCGGGCCTTTGATCGCGAGCGGCAAAACGACACGCTTCGCGCGTTGCTCTTGGCGCCGGTGTCGCGCACCGCCATCTTCGTCGGCAAATTGCTCGCGATGTGGTTGTTTCTGCTCGGCATGGCCGTGGTCGTCTGCGCCGCCGGCGCGCTATTTATGCAGCTGCCGTGGTCGTGGCCGCTGCTGCTGGCGCTGACGCTGGGCACGCTGGGCCTGGCAACGGTGGGCGTGGTGGTGGCCGGCATGCTGCTGCGCAGCGCCGCGCGCGACGTGCTGCTGCCGGTGGTGCTTTACCCCTTGGCCATTCCGCTCTTGCTCGCGGCGTCCAAGGTCACCTCGCTCTCGGTGCTCGACGCCGAGAATCTCACGGCGATTCGCTATTGGTGCGGGTTTCTCGCCGCCTATGATGCGCTATTCTTGGTCGCGGCCCTGTGGATGTTTGAGGAATTGGTGATCGAATGA
- the ccsA gene encoding cytochrome c biogenesis protein CcsA, translated as MKSTMWLLLVLAALGLASTIWGVFVTTPMEQSLFYSQKIFYYHVANAFMLFLAVMVAGGGSIAFLATRSPRADRIALAAAELAVLFGAVVLLTGSIWAKAAWSTWWKWEPRLTMSLLLWLVVLGAVMVRAFAGAGAERLAAGVLVFAVAAVPLIYFGVKEGDNHPQAKVVQTLDSSMKATFWLSVATFLLLLGVMLWQRVSMLAAQARLVALAEELEDRGIT; from the coding sequence ATGAAATCAACGATGTGGCTCTTGCTCGTCCTGGCCGCCCTGGGCCTTGCCAGCACCATCTGGGGCGTCTTTGTCACCACGCCCATGGAGCAGAGCCTGTTCTACAGCCAAAAGATTTTTTACTATCACGTCGCCAACGCCTTCATGTTGTTTCTCGCGGTGATGGTGGCAGGTGGCGGCAGCATCGCCTTTTTGGCAACCCGCAGCCCGCGCGCCGATCGCATCGCGCTGGCGGCCGCCGAGCTCGCGGTGCTGTTTGGCGCGGTGGTGCTGCTGACCGGTTCTATTTGGGCCAAGGCGGCGTGGTCGACGTGGTGGAAGTGGGAGCCGCGGCTGACCATGTCGCTGCTGCTTTGGCTGGTCGTGCTCGGTGCGGTGATGGTGCGCGCGTTTGCCGGCGCCGGCGCCGAACGCCTCGCGGCTGGGGTGCTCGTGTTTGCGGTGGCCGCGGTGCCACTCATATATTTTGGCGTCAAAGAGGGCGATAATCATCCTCAGGCCAAGGTCGTGCAGACGCTCGATTCATCGATGAAGGCCACGTTTTGGCTCAGCGTCGCGACCTTTTTGCTGCTCTTGGGCGTGATGCTGTGGCAACGCGTGTCGATGTTGGCGGCGCAGGCGCGCCTGGTCGCGCTCGCCGAAGAACTTGAAGACCGAGGGATTACCTAA